Proteins from one Ignavibacteriales bacterium genomic window:
- a CDS encoding acylphosphatase, with product MAIQRAEILVNGFVQGVGFRYFVARNAEQLLLKGFTQNLFSGEVYTVVEGELAMIEELYKKMKIGPRHADIKNASIRWSEPKNEFTKFEIRY from the coding sequence ATGGCAATTCAGAGGGCTGAAATATTAGTTAACGGATTTGTTCAGGGTGTTGGGTTTAGATATTTTGTTGCACGGAATGCCGAACAACTTTTATTAAAAGGTTTTACTCAGAATTTATTTAGCGGGGAAGTTTACACTGTAGTAGAAGGTGAACTTGCAATGATAGAAGAGTTGTATAAGAAAATGAAAATTGGGCCAAGACATGCAGATATTAAAAACGCTTCGATCAGATGGAGTGAACCAAAAAATGAATTCACAAAATTTGAGATAAGATATTGA
- a CDS encoding DMT family transporter, which produces MNNPSQRTKSKFLGEGALLLMTILWGATFVIVKESLNDISTMLFVAIRFGIAGSILLLIVSFKKHKIVKESILPGIFLGTLLFLGFFAQTVGLKFTSATKSGFITGSLVVMVPLFQTLIEKKFPTKGAQIGTVLVFIGILFLSNGGSSINNFLGELGANFNFGDGMTLACAVFYALHVVYIDIISSKHDYWILLTTQIVTVAVLSLATSFLLAGFSIEPLHINFSSYLIFGILYTAICATLITIGLQTKFQKVVSPTKAGIIYSFEPIFAAIFAFFLLNEKITNFGLVGSILIFLGLVSSEVIDSFFEKKYGNSEG; this is translated from the coding sequence ATGAATAACCCATCTCAAAGAACTAAAAGTAAATTTTTAGGGGAAGGTGCACTCCTTCTAATGACGATTTTATGGGGCGCAACTTTTGTTATTGTTAAAGAATCGTTGAATGATATTTCTACAATGCTTTTTGTTGCTATCCGTTTTGGTATTGCCGGTTCAATTCTGTTGCTGATTGTATCTTTCAAGAAACATAAAATTGTAAAAGAATCTATCTTACCCGGAATTTTTCTCGGAACACTTTTATTCCTTGGATTTTTTGCTCAAACGGTCGGACTTAAATTTACGAGCGCAACAAAATCCGGATTCATTACTGGTTCCTTAGTAGTTATGGTCCCGCTGTTCCAAACATTAATCGAAAAAAAATTTCCTACCAAAGGGGCACAGATCGGGACCGTGTTGGTATTCATCGGAATATTATTTTTATCGAACGGAGGTTCATCAATAAATAATTTTCTTGGTGAACTTGGTGCTAATTTTAATTTTGGCGACGGAATGACTCTTGCATGCGCGGTTTTTTATGCTTTGCATGTAGTTTATATTGATATCATTTCTTCTAAGCATGATTATTGGATTCTGCTAACAACTCAGATTGTAACAGTTGCAGTTCTCTCATTGGCAACATCATTCTTATTGGCTGGATTTTCAATTGAACCGCTTCACATTAATTTTTCTTCGTATTTAATATTCGGAATTTTATACACAGCAATTTGTGCAACGCTTATTACGATTGGTTTACAGACTAAATTTCAAAAAGTTGTTAGTCCTACAAAAGCCGGAATCATCTATTCATTTGAACCGATCTTTGCAGCGATTTTTGCATTCTTTTTACTCAACGAGAAAATCACTAACTTTGGTTTAGTCGGCAGCATATTGATTTTTCTTGGGCTGGTTTCATCTGAAGTAATTGATTCATTCTTTGAAAAGAAATATGGCAATTCAGAGGGCTGA
- the era gene encoding GTPase Era — protein sequence MSIKSGFVSIIGKPNVGKSTLMNALIGERLSIITNKPQTTRKRILGILNATDYQIIFLDTPGILNPEYLLQERMLEYVFQSVKDSDVILVIIDVDSDPGGLKTFSDERVKAVLKESNTKKILLLNKIDLSNQPDIEKLINQYSEKSNFEKVIPISAKEGFNLENVIGAIVELLPEHPKYFPEDQITDENERFFVTEIIREKVFERYREEIPYSTEILIEEFIERENAKDYVSAVIVVEKESQKPIILGAKGESIKKLGEAARKEIEKFLQREVYLALRVKVREKWRSNPNMLKNFGYNTENE from the coding sequence ATGTCTATTAAATCGGGATTTGTTTCGATAATTGGGAAACCAAATGTTGGTAAATCAACGCTGATGAATGCTTTGATTGGAGAGCGACTTTCTATTATTACGAACAAACCTCAAACCACACGCAAACGGATTCTTGGGATCCTAAATGCAACTGACTACCAGATTATTTTTCTTGATACACCAGGAATTCTTAATCCCGAATATCTGCTTCAAGAAAGAATGCTTGAATATGTTTTTCAATCCGTAAAAGATTCAGATGTAATTCTTGTTATTATTGATGTGGATTCAGATCCCGGCGGGTTGAAAACTTTTTCGGATGAGCGAGTTAAGGCAGTACTTAAAGAAAGCAATACAAAAAAGATATTACTGTTGAACAAAATTGATCTATCTAATCAACCGGATATTGAAAAGTTAATTAATCAATATTCTGAAAAGAGTAATTTTGAAAAAGTAATTCCCATTTCAGCCAAAGAAGGATTCAATCTTGAAAATGTAATTGGTGCAATTGTAGAACTGCTGCCGGAACATCCCAAATATTTTCCTGAAGACCAGATCACAGATGAAAACGAACGCTTCTTTGTTACAGAAATTATACGTGAAAAAGTTTTTGAAAGATACCGGGAAGAAATTCCTTACAGTACTGAAATTCTCATAGAAGAATTTATTGAACGGGAAAATGCAAAAGATTATGTAAGCGCGGTAATCGTTGTGGAAAAAGAAAGCCAGAAGCCTATCATACTTGGCGCTAAAGGCGAATCAATAAAGAAACTTGGAGAAGCGGCACGTAAGGAAATAGAAAAATTTCTACAGCGCGAAGTTTACCTAGCACTACGTGTTAAAGTCCGTGAAAAATGGCGTTCTAATCCCAACATGTTAAAAAACTTCGGCTATAATACTGAGAATGAATAA